One Silene latifolia isolate original U9 population chromosome 4, ASM4854445v1, whole genome shotgun sequence DNA segment encodes these proteins:
- the LOC141652538 gene encoding lysine-specific demethylase JMJ31, with protein MEDTLRIQQLNHDISADLFESQFEPLNIPLVFKGCVKDWNAFDAWNPSNGGLDYLQEQVGAAVVEVMLSKSAPVFYGDIKSHERVPVPFSSFIGLCKRGLSNENSHTVCTELEGLQSSSGDTDILSSFTIAREQIYLAQFPIFHGQKGESAQLDVLQNDLKIPSFLKSKTLSSINLWMNTAQSRSSTHYDPHHNLLCVVAGCKQVVLWPPSSGPLLDPMPIYGEASNHSSVNLDSPDLSRHPRFNRACEKSQKVVLRAGDALFIPEGWYHQVDSDELTIAVNFWWQSNLLSNMLEHMDAYYLRRILRRLVDKEMIQMLPKTSTVGSDGMRGYTHEPPEKEDADCQGNSAHEDHEKHKNKLNMDVRLQDLDPQALVGLRELVSLVHDGLNANDQQDQYTSPSDSGTTSKENCKNMTGTKSYLPKGANERDQCTSTGDSGLSPMKDVVETLVTEVYCLEDDSIANVIWQLEPLALQTVFLAMVQNFPRTLEALILHLLSPVGAEVITRKFDELDQHLTDEERSSFYQRFYSVFDDQFAAMDAILNGKESFALQVFKKVLQLYVGVTIESHEAQSLSCRGVI; from the exons ATGGAGGACACTCTTCGCATTCAACAACTTAATCATGATATTTCTGCTGATTTATTTGAATCTCAATTTGAACCGCTTAATATTCCTTTG GTGTTTAAAGGTTGTGTGAAGGATTGGAATGCTTTTGATGCTTGGAATCCTTCTAATGGCGGCCTCGATTATTTGCAG GAGCAAGTAGGagctgctgttgtggaggttaTGCTATCAAAATCTGCTCCAGTCTTTTATGGTGATATCAAAAGCCACGAGAGG GTTCCAGTGCCATTTTCTTCATTCATTGGATTGTGTAAGAGGGGTTTGAGCAACGAGAACAGCCACACTGTTTGCACTGAGTTGGAGGGACTTCAGAGTTCATCAGGGGACACCGACATATTGAGCTCATTTACTATTGCTCGTGAACAAATATATTTAGCACAG TTTCCTATCTTCCACGGGCAGAAAGGGGAAAGTGCACAACTGGATGTTTTACAAAATGACCTTAAAATC CCTTCATTCTTGAAATCAAAAACATTGTCATCTATTAACTTGTGGATGAACACTGCACAATCGAGATCTAGCACTCACTATGATCCACACCATAACCTTCTATGCGTAGTTGCTGGTTGCAAGCAAG TCGTCTTGTGGCCACCTTCTTCTGGACCCTTGTTAGATCCTATGCCAATATATGGAGAAGCCTCTAACCATAG CTCTGTTAATCTAGATTCTCCGGACTTATCACGCCATCCAAGATTCAATCGTGCTTGTGAAAAATCTCAGAAGGTTGTTCTTCGAGCAGGGGATGCTCTTTTTATTCCGGAAGGCTG GTATCATCAAGTTGATAGCGATGAACTAACAATTGCTGTTAACTTTTGGTGGCAATCCAACTTACTGTCTAATATGTTGGAACACATGGATGCATATTACTTGCGAAGGATACTTAGAAG ATTAGTTGACAAGGAGATG ATACAGATGCTGCCAAAAACTTCAACTGTAGGGTCTGATGGAATGAGAGGCTATACGCATGAGCCACCTGAGAAAGAAGATGCAG ATTGTCAAGGAAATAGTGCTCATGAGGATCATGAGAAGCATAAGAATAAGCTAAATATGGATGTTAGACTTCAAGATCTTGATCCGCAAGCACTTGTGGGACTACGTGAACTTGTTTCTTTAGTCCATGATGGGCTCAATGCCAATGATCAGCAAGATCAGTACACTTCGCCAAGCGATTCTGGAACCACCTCGAAAGAAAACTGCAAAAATATGACCGGTACTAAGTCATATCTTCCCAAGGGAGCCAATGAGCGTGATCAATGCACTTCAACGGGTGACTCTGGTCTTTCTCCAATGAAGGACGTCGTGGAAACGCTCGTAACTGAAGTTTATTGCTTGGAAGATGACTCCATTGCAAATGTTATATGGCAGCTCGAACCTCTTGCGCTACAGACCGTCTTCCTGGCTATGGTG CAAAACTTCCCTAGAACCTTAGAGGCTCTTATTTTACACTTGCTCTCGCCAGTTGGGGCTGAAGTTATTACGCGGAAATTTGACGAATTGGATCAGCATCTGACTGATGAAGAGCG GAGCTCATTCTACCAAAGGTTTTATAGCGTATTCGATGATCAATTTGCTGCTATGGATGCAATCTTGAATGGAAAAGAGTCATTTGCACTTCAG GTGTTCAAGAAAGTTTTGCAGTTATATGTCGGAGTAACTATTGAGTCGCATGAGGCCCAAAGTCTTTCGTGCAGAGGTGTGATATAG